Proteins co-encoded in one Plasmodium reichenowi strain SY57 chromosome 10, whole genome shotgun sequence genomic window:
- a CDS encoding hypothetical protein (conserved Plasmodium protein, unknown function) → MSKNDFNNRILNNYEKQKVLEESNNYLKILSHNKNVSSNNKNNINLRKDEEDVGMTSIEEKICFDEKIEVEEVFTLEILIKILSKIFLKGNYSLTKDDINITNCKVMIFESKYHLNNTNDEVEDFINMLFYFQNKNYLIFIIYCLNKKNIVYLNFFNPLLSEKETIEAFNLFFMNNFFPHIILGLNNGRILLYNHEGIMCMYNKFVEYKLKNIFIENQKDYILFLYENNIIVNSNIHLIKRALETNSKTLPYDYMFTINKNISLSHIILRCDNSYDLLKKELYTMYNKEDLMRYINDNINTNPNTYSGNINYIITSKTITLSILNIIKPNTPNDFLSRKENFSTSEKLSSKINNFIKNIFTKKNESAPTSSASSALPSSLLINQVDYNMNSNNTSTNDILNSKIVHSFNDSKRQIIDICICPWNTNLLLALDNLGRISLFNLSTLNILYMWKSYRSAFMSFIQKQNYNCFRRQNKKKFQDAPFNQFDKGILFYLKNRSLIEIWDFKTLNKIYSVRTYECPIFSKLFFGENNVPNKVILFNSSHHVFLMNTNFELLYLKWV, encoded by the coding sequence atgagTAAAAATGATTTTAACAATAGgattttaaataattatgaaaaacaaaaagtTCTTGAAGAATCAAACAACTATTTAAAGATTTTGtcacataataaaaatgtatctagtaataataagaataatataaatttgcGAAAAGATGAAGAGGATGTAGGAATGACGTCtatagaagaaaaaatatgttttgATGAAAAGATTGAAGTTGAAGAAGTTTTTACTCTTGagatattaataaaaatattgagtaaaatatttttgaagggtaattattctttaacaaaagatgatataaatattacaaattGTAAGGTTATGATATTTGAATCTAAatatcatttaaataatacaaatgatGAAGTGGAagattttattaatatgttattttattttcaaaataagaattatttaatatttataatatattgtttaaataaaaaaaatatagttTATTTAAACTTCTTTAATCCATTATTAAGTGAGAAAGAAACCATCGAAgcttttaatttattttttatgaacaatttttttccacatattattttagGATTAAACAATGGAAgaattcttttatataaccATGAAGGTATAATgtgtatgtataataaatttgttgaatacaaattaaaaaatatttttattgaaaatcaaaaagattacattttatttttatatgaaaataatataattgttaattcaaatatacatttaattAAAAGGGCGTTAGAAACCAATTCTAAAACTTTGCCCTATGATTATATGTttacaataaataaaaatatttccttaagtcatataatattgagATGTGATAATTCttatgatttattaaaaaaggaattatatactatgtataataaagaagatTTAATGcgttatataaatgataatataaatacaaatcCAAATACATATAGTGGTAATATTAACTATATTATCACATCTAAAACTATAACTTTGTCTATTctaaatattataaaaccAAACACACCAAATGATTTCCTAAgtagaaaagaaaattttagTACATCTGAGAAATTAAGTtcaaaaattaataattttataaaaaatatttttaccaaaaaaaatgaaagtGCACCAACATCTTCTGCATCATCAGCTTTACCATCTTCTCTATTAATTAATCAAGTagattataatatgaatagtAATAATACTAGTACAAATGATATACTTAATTCAAAAATTGTTCATTCATTTAATGATTCTAAAAGACAAATAATAGACATATGTATATGCCCGTGGAATACAAACTTATTATTAGCTTTAGATAATTTAGGAAGAATTTCcttatttaatttatctaccttaaatattttgtacATGTGGAAAAGTTATAGATCAGCATTTATGAGCTTTAtacaaaaacaaaattataattgCTTTCGTCGTcagaacaaaaaaaaatttcaaGATGCACCATTCAATCAATTTGATAAAggaattttattttatttgaaaaatagAAGCTTAATAGAAATCTGGGATTTTAAAACattgaataaaatatatagtgTAAGAACATATGAGTGTCCAATCTTTTCAAAACTATTTTTTGGTGAAAATAACGTACCCAATAAAGtcattctttttaattcaAGTCATCatgtatttttaatgaATACAAATTTTGAGTTGTTGTATTTAAAATGGGTctaa
- a CDS encoding glycophorin binding protein, whose protein sequence is MRLSKVSAIKSTGVSNYKNFNSKNSSKYSLMEVEKKSEKKNSLGAFHSKKILLIFGIIYVVLLNAYICGDKYEKAVDYSFRESRILAESEDISARKEKTTLRKSKQKTSTRTVATQTKKDEENKLGLTEEQKAECDSEKQKKTKKVVKKQIKKQINIGDTENQKEGKKVKKVIKKEKKKEESGNPEENKHANEAPKKEEPKASNVSQ, encoded by the exons atgCGACTTTCTAAAGTATCTGCTATTAAATCTACAGGAGTTTcgaattataaaaatttcaaTTCGAAAAATTCCTCTAAGTATTCTTTAATGGAagttgaaaaaaaaagtgaaAAGAAGAATTCTTTAGGTGCCTTCCATTccaaaaaaattttattaatttttggaataatatatgtagtCCTATTG aaTGCTTATATATGTGGAGACAAATACGAAAAGGCTGTAGATTATAGTTTTAGAGAAAGCAGAATTTTAGCTGAAAGTGAAGATATCAGTGcaagaaaagaaaagacTACATTAAGAAAAAGTAAGCAGAAAACATCTACACGCACAGTTGCTACTCAAACAAAGaaagatgaagaaaataaattagGTCTTACCGAAGAACAAAAAGCAGAATGTGATTCcgaaaaacaaaaaaaaaccaaAAAAGTAGTAAAAAAGCAAATTAAAAAGCAAATTAATATAGGAGATACAGAAAATCAAaaagaaggaaaaaaagttaaaaaggttataaagaaagaaaagaaaaaagaagaatCTGGAAATCCAGAAGAAAATAAACATGCAAACGAAGCTCCAAAAAAAGAGGAACCTAAAGCCTCAAACGTATCTCAAAA
- a CDS encoding hypothetical protein (conserved Plasmodium protein, unknown function), which produces MKNKSIRKERQSGETLEDNIEEINYCIKVIPKDKRNSKGNGAIRLSNLDMNRSKNGNYYNQNNNVNNINDFETECRNYIEDILKIDEYVKLPNSINNEQDKIKWKKAHSLRNRMKEYDLITRTRLYQSNSANNKAKLNRERYIILNKIPRYREAFPSIMNNTSTDKIKEDIIRTYLKTHAAYFLSQNKKNSNLSLKNMGRNTYFTFRKNSDDRNNSLINYNKHMNDKSKSVEHNNCPNLKKKDRSYNLWKRITVDDIKNTQFTPTEKQYLKNYNIFLNDAFNNFKINQNNNKRQLNGKNQKNIPNYDMINNKIYGHIKNNANNNLYINNQKREDAYIINPSPNNIFTSPNEEQYPYFNNYSYSDKNKNLSTYNSEGKRNIYTNDVKSNTNYQHSNNSNYSDESLNMFSNSSTSIYEKYNLKDKNFVLKRDRFALLGKIKNNKEIEVKLVLNKV; this is translated from the coding sequence ATGAAGAATAAATCCATAAGGAAAGAAAGACAAAGTGGAGAAACATTAGAAGATAATAttgaagaaataaattattGTATTAAAGTTATTCCAAAGGACAAAAGAAATAGTAAAGGGAATGGTGCTATAAGATTAAGTAACTTAGATATGAATAGAAGTAAAAATGGTAACTAttataatcaaaataataatgtaaataatataaatgattttGAAACAGAATGTCGTAATTATATtgaagatatattaaaaattgaTGAATATGTTAAACTCCCCAATAGTATTAATAATGAGcaagataaaataaaatggaaaaaaGCTCATTCTCTAAGAAATAGAATGAAGGAATATGATTTGATTACAAGAACAAGATTATATCAAAGTAATTCAGCTAATAATAAAGCAAAATTAAATAGAgaaagatatataatattaaataaaataccCAGATATAGAGAAGCATTTCCTTCCATTATGAATAATACTTCAACAgataaaattaaagaagATATTATACGTACATATCTTAAAACACATGCAGCTTATTTCTTGtcacaaaataaaaaaaatagtaaTTTAAGTCTGAAAAATATGGGGAGAAATACCTATTTTACATTTAGAAAAAATTCAGATGATAGAAATAATTCcttaataaattataataagcATATGAATGATAAATCAAAAAGTGTAGAACATAATAATTGCCCCaatctaaaaaaaaaagatcgatcatataatttatggAAAAGAATAACTGTTGATGATATAAAGAATACACAGTTTACTCCTACTGAGAAacaatatttaaaaaattataatatatttttaaatgatgcatttaataattttaaaataaatcaaaataataataaaagacAACTTAATGGGAAAAATCAGAAAAATATTCCTAATTATGATAtgattaataataaaatatatggacatattaaaaataatgcAAACAACaacttatatattaataatcAAAAACGAGAAGATGcttatataattaatcCTTCAccaaataatatatttacatcACCTAACGAAGAACAATATccatattttaataattattcttattCGGATAAGAACAAAAATTTAAGCACATATAATTCTGAAGGAAAGAGaaacatatatacaaatgatGTAAAAAGTAATACAAATTATCAACATTCTAATAACTCAAATTATTCTGATGAATCTTTAAATATGTTTTCTAACTCTTCAACAAgtatatatgaaaaatataatctAAAGGACAAAAACTTTGTTTTGAAAAGGGACAGATTTGCTTTATTGggaaaaattaaaaacaataaGGAAATAGAAGTTAAATTGGTTTTAAATAAGGTTTGa
- a CDS encoding serine/threonine protein kinase, FIKK family → MTLINRIYVLFGEKLKINYVNIKKKKKKFLSDYSCRKKGNCKYGTSTVHALYFIWFVLGTLYVFLSIFDKDGMKNVSDLVIIQRYNRCLAEFESVRNIFNWNVFTHVFEKMKNIDILFEDDEEDTYKNEKTILSKINVKEKWNKYRPRSNKIKRALTKIELKDNLNRFIKCLNKDRLEIVNDYNSDRSYDDIINEEENNINNLNSKYIYNWNLGKKSLCKMLENADNYYINGVKYSDWKLTSIPTHGYNKEGGRVQEMFKTFVSSKEGDGSDRVGLFIKKIPVHIWVKQFELMNAYNGEYVLCGENYVMEATTLAFLNEYYPGITPKLYKILYEPEKKEYDIEQNTPDCMFRDLNVFNDILSARLKCNMNGYIVIISELFGEDIYTYLRKQKKKNIFALHSYMKRKKILFECLNVLRKLHDAGLCHLDISPQNILMSYNFEIRLCDLAKSTPIYTNNLRHLKNMNGLYLFESCVPTIGKIRSMPPECWKISRKYIKMKICEPLEQLAPITNLEERAPFYFDVTSADKFMLGVLFIWIWNNDYLWKRSDIEQDIDFLRVSECDMNIDVFELTRTWPYELKKIIQKLLQTEGRKNLNLHELCAHPWWFSKM, encoded by the exons aTGACTCTTATTAATAGaatttatgttttatttgGAGAAAAGTTGAAGATtaattatgtaaatataaaaaagaaaaagaaaaaatttctTAGTGATTATAGTTGTAGAAAAAAGGGAAACTGCAAATATGGTACGAGTACAGTTCACgctttatattttatatggTTTGTTTTGGGAACcttatatgtatttttgTCT ATATTTGATAAGGATGGAATGAAAAACGTATCAGATTTAGTTATTATTCAAAGATACAATCGATGCTTAGCCGAGTTTGAGAGTGTTcgtaatatatttaattgGAACGTGTTTACACATGtttttgaaaaaatgaaaaacatagatatattattcgAAGATGATGAGGAAGAtacttataaaaatgaaaaaacTATACTTTCAAAAATCAATGTAAAAGAGAAATGGAATAAATATAGGCCTCGTtctaataaaataaaaagagCGTTAACTAAAATTGAACTGAAGGATAATTTAAATcgttttataaaatgtttaaATAAAGATAGATTAGAAATAGTTAATGACTATAATTCTGACAGGAGTTATGATGATATCATAAATGaggaagaaaataatataaacaatttaaattctaaatatatatataattggAATTTAGGTAAAAAATCCTTATGCAAAATGTTAGAAAATGCagataattattatataaatggaGTTAAATATTCTGATTGGAAATTAACTTCTATACCTACACATGgttataataaagaagGTGGTAGGGTTCAAGAAATGTTCAAAACATTTGTATCTTCTAAAGAAGGTGATGGTAGTGATAGAGTAGGATTATTTATTAAGAAAATTCCTGTACATATATGGGTAAAACAATTTGAATTAATGAATGCATATAATGGAGAATATGTATTATGTGGAGAAAACTATGTTATGGAAGCTACTACATTAGcatttttaaatgaatattatcCTGGTATAACACctaaattatataaaatattatatgaacctgaaaaaaaagaatatgaTATTGAACAGAACACACCCGATTGTATGTTTCGTGatttaaatgtatttaATGATATTTTAAGTGCTAGattaaaatgtaatatGAATGGTTATATTGTCATTATATCCGAATTATTTGGAGAagatatttatacatatttaagaaaacaaaaaaaaaagaatatttttgCATTACATAGttatatgaaaagaaaaaaaattctttttgAATGTTTAAATGTTTTAAGAAAATTACATGATGCAGGTTTATGTCATCTCGATATTAGTCcacaaaatattttaatgtCATACAATTTTGAAATAAGATTATGTGATCTAGCCAAAAGTACACCAATATACACTAATAATTTAAGACAtctaaaaaatatgaatggattatatttatttgaatcATGTGTACCTACTATTGGGAAAATCAGATCTATGCCTCCAGAATGTTGGAAAATATctagaaaatatataaaaatgaaaatttgTGAACCTTTAGAACAGTTAGCGCCAATAACAAATCTGGAAGAAAGAGCACCATTCTATTTTGATGTAACAAGTGCTGATAAATTTATGTTAGGTGTCTTATTCATTTGGATTTGGAATAATGATTATTTGTGGAAACGTTCAGATATCGAACAAGATATAGATTTCTTAAGAGTTTCTGAATGTGACATGAATATTGATGTATTTGAATTAACAAGAACGTGGCCTTATGAattgaagaaaataattcaG aaATTACTCCAAACCGAAGGAAGGAAGAATTTAAATTTACATGAACTTTGTGCTCATCCATGGTGGTTTTCTAAAATGTAA
- a CDS encoding hypothetical protein (conserved Plasmodium protein, unknown function), with translation MVIFIAILDLIIVLALYFLFFHFIVMENNICVYDCKDHSLKKMKKKKKKKMRKIYKLLIVLSICIIYYFNLKFFSVSAKSINKEKIHSHGIITSSVPNDNINIIEANEKEHNRNYTTEELLNNNEEIKNEELSHSSNDKEYDKDIYKEKFLGDDFASNVELIKNSKFIINAVNFLIKGYKQSYTTGEREHTSLRNGNDNPNAAEIKKLIIIKLLKCIGVLILCYIAIRLVFSFFKKIINLIFTIIFKIFKCCCCGGK, from the coding sequence ATGGTAATATTCATTGCTATATTAGACCTAATTATAGTTCTTGctctttattttttatttttccattttattgtgatggaaaataatatttgtgTGTATGATTGTAAAGACCATTCCCTtaaaaagatgaaaaaaaaaaaaaaaaaaaaaatgcgaaaaatatataaattattaattgtTCTGTctatttgtataatatattattttaacttaaaatttttttcagTATCTGCaaaaagtataaataaagaaaaaatacaCTCTCATGGAATTATTACATCATCTGTTCctaatgataatataaatataatagaaGCAAATGAGAAGGAACATAATAGAAATTATACTACagaagaattattaaataataatgaagaaataaaaaatgaagaacTTTCTCATTCATCTAATGATAAAGAATACgataaagatatatataaggaAAAGTTTTTAGGTGACGATTTTGCAAGTAATGTTGagttaataaaaaatagcaaatttataattaatgCTGTTAATTTCTTAATTAAGGGATATAAGCAAAGTTATACAACTGGTGAAAGAGAACATACGTCTTTAAGAAATGGTAATGATAATCCTAATGCTGcagaaattaaaaagttaattataattaaattattaaaatgtataggagttttaattttatgttatattgCTATTCGTCTAGTTTTTTcattctttaaaaaaataataaatttgatttttaccattatatttaaaattttcaaaTGTTGCTGTTGTGGGgggaaataa
- a CDS encoding exported protein (PHISTc) encodes MKICKNILFLNLKNLSIIKGKKRKEKITCQFPKYIGIDNNKRCIINLMLYKIFKGYILLLLCVIIILKNEYIYEDSYIKLLSQYNHIFTRILSEINLKGEHNGKRKNSNINTGMNRSHIKTKNMDNTNIKSSDMNNINANATSSNNIMLNNFPKFNEIENNNKNDIHNNIFYSFYNNKNDNNEINDGNNILSFNDYIWKKHVQMNKTNLNSDLDIITKKLESFTLNDYKQFGNTTINYDYCYDNRFSTSSKGDKSNNMNYERNDHFVEHQNVGVDEMTCGTTKGTDDLRHHNSNTTDYSGYNTDELDEETGDENCEAYKKIEKYKRYNRYKRNKERKRTSENTTNNKNISHRNDRMGNEKISHRNDRMGNKNISHRNDRMGNKNISHGNDRMGNKNISHGNDRMGNENISHCNNRSNIKNGLNDEDRQNKEHKINNVQKRNGFFKEHMAYESDDLFKKNGHPFNENSQKCYRCRKEKNHVRKHNEETNIKLKTEHKTYKESSYSSITNSDSNDSTNSSISELYSYRNRKIKNINEDKSFSEEQTTMNKYFKHNKQKDLGSSYHSQSLNGYDDYQDEKIFEKIPKKKNQNRNNISSKKMNTEIKVEEVKYNEIVFEEFEDEVLEDNLMNLKQYEYHRTLSEEKFYKMIDTLGDVLCNKDMLYIFNFINSFERKKYLIMQEDFNIYCEWYSSVNKIPVNVKQKYMIKIAFYQTKDYIDLESIFYYNFYSFINRTYVIHKQDFILKLNEIKTIWKNYRLEKMEYWKKYLSSKFKKYKRNEYIRRTYLKYSDLFFP; translated from the exons atgaaaatttgtaagaatatattatttttaaatttaaaaaatttatctataataaaaggaaaaaaaagaaaagaaaaaattacatGTCAATTTCCCAAATATATTGGaatagataataataaaaggtgtattataaatttaatgttgtataaaatatttaaaggatatattttgttaCTTCTATgtgttattataatattgaaa AATGAATACATATATGAAGATTCTTATATCAAATTACTGTCACAGtataatcatatttttacGAGAATATTGTCTGAAATAAACTTGAAGGGTGAACATAATGGTAAACGtaaaaattcaaatataaatacgGGTATGAACAGGTCACATATAAAAACCAAAAATATGGATAacacaaatataaaaagtagtgatatgaataatataaatgcAAATGCTACAAGTAGcaataatataatgttaaataatttccccaaatttaatgaaatagaaaataataataaaaatgatatacataacaatatattttattccttttataataataaaaatgataataatgaaattaacgatggaaataatattttatcttttaatgattatatatgGAAGAAACATGTTCAAATGAATAAGACGAATTTGAACTCTGATTTGGATATAATAACTAAAAAGTTGGAGTCTTTTACTTTAAATGACTATAAACAATTTGGAAATACTACAATTAATTATGATTATTGCTATGATAATAGATTTTCTACATCCTCTAAAGGAGATAAatctaataatatgaattatgAAAGGAATGATCATTTTGTAGAACATCAAAATGTAGGTGTAGATGAAATGACATGTGGTACTACTAAAGGCACAGATGATTTAAGACATCATAATTCTAATACTACGGATTATAGTGGTTATAATACTGATGAATTGGATGAAGAGACTGGTGATGAAAACTGTGAAGcatacaaaaaaattgaaaaatataaaaggtATAATAGgtataaaagaaataaagaACGTAAAAGGACTAGTGAGAATACAACgaataataagaatataagTCATCGTAACGATAGAATGGGTAATGAAAAGATAAGCCATCGTAACGATAGAATGggtaataaaaatataagcCATCGTAACGATAGAATGggtaataaaaatataagtcATGGTAACGATAGAATGggtaataaaaatataagtcATGGTAACGATAGAATGGGTAATGAAAACATAAGTCATTGTAACAACAGAAGTAATATTAAGAATGGATTGAATGATGAAGATAGACAAAATAAAgaacataaaataaataatgtacaaaaaagaaatggtttttttaaagaacATATGGCATATGAAAGTGATGATctctttaaaaaaaatggacATCCTTTTAATGAGAATTCACAAAAGTGCTACCGTTGTAGGAAGGAGAAAAACCATGTAAGAAAACATAATGAGGAAACaaacataaaattaaaaactGAACATAAAACGTATAAAGAAAGTAGCTATAGTAGTATTACAAACAGTGATAGCAATGATAGTACTAATAGTAGTATCAGTGAATTATACAGTTATAGGAATAggaaaattaaaaatataaatgaagataaaTCATTTTCTGAAGAACAAACCAcaatgaataaatattttaaacataataaaCAGAAAGATCTAGGTAGTTCATATCATTCACAATCTTTAAATGGTTATGATGATTATCAAGATGAAAAGATATTTGAGAAGATtcccaaaaaaaaaaatcaaaatagaaataatatttcatcgaaaaaaatgaatacagaaataaaagtagaagaagtaaaatataatgaaatagTATTTGAAGAATTTGAAGACGAGGTACTAGAAGATAATTTAATGAATCTGAAACAATATGAATATCATAGAACTTTATCagaagaaaaattttataaaatgattGATACTCTAGGGGATGTTTTATGTAATAAAGATATGctctatatatttaattttataaattctttcgaaagaaaaaaatatttaattatgCAAGAGGATTTTAATATCTATTGTGAATGGTATTCATctgtaaataaaataccAGTAAATgttaaacaaaaatatatgattaaaATTGCGTTCTATCAAACCAAAGATTATATAGATTTAGAaagtattttttattataatttttattctttcaTTAATAGAACTTATGTAATACATAAACAagattttatattaaaattgaatgaaataaaaaccATTTGGAAGAATTATAGGTTGGAAAAAATGGAATACTGGAAAAAATATCTAAGTtcaaaatttaaaaagtataaaagaaatgaatatattCGTAGGACctatttaaaatattctgATTTATTCTTtccataa
- a CDS encoding exported protein (PHISTc): protein MERSKNKFHVFDEKYTHRDVQKNIGKNNFPRYIYIMLICLVFSIRQDDGYYDDIMKDPIIFTHMKKSRILSEYQCIENYNLEEKDEDFSKDDIFKNDEKSEYNYSGNVVEDFNFYMDKMNETDDKWIVEKKNIRNDICIKNDPYNKLIFGDTSPGLSESEFNEFINNLDDYVNKNEMYIIWNYVNSKEKFKYLNMQQNIKNYCENLAYNYDIPKDIERNEWLKAYYYMTDILLINENKFHNYFYHLISYGKCDKNFFLEVIDIHINSWRNIRRSMNNLWTKKLNDTFKNHPYVTKK from the exons ATGGAAAgaagtaaaaataaatttcaTGTTTTTGATGAAAAATACACACATAGAGATGTTCAAAAGAATATAGGGAAAAATAATTTCCCAAggtatatttatattatgttaatTTGTTTAGTATTTTCTATACGGCAAGAT gatggttattatgatgatattaTGAAAGACCCCATAATTTTCACTCATATGAAAAAATCGAGAATATTATCTGAATATCAATGTatagaaaattataatttagAAGAAAAGGATGAGGATTTTTCCAAGGatgatatttttaaaaatgacGAAAAATCtgaatataattattcagGAAATGTAGTTGAAgattttaatttttatatggaTAAAATGAATGAAACAGATGATAAATGGATTGtggaaaagaaaaacataagaaatgatatatgtattaagAATGACccttataataaattaatatttggAGATACATCACCCGGTTTATCAGAGTCTGAATTTAatgaatttataaataatttagatgattatgttaataaaaatgaaatgtatattatttggaATTATGTTAATTctaaagaaaaatttaaatatttaaatatgcaacaaaatataaaaaattattgtGAAAATTTAGcttataattatgatattcCAAAAGATATTGAAAGAAATGAATGGTTAAAAGCTTACTATTATATGACAGATATTTTGTtaattaatgaaaataaatttcataattatttttatcatttaatttcTTATGGAAAATGTGATAAAAACTTCTTTCTAGAAGTTATCGATATCCATATAAACTCTTGGAGAAATATTAGAAGATCCATGAATAATTTATGGACCAAAAAATTGAATGACACTTTTAAGAACCACCCATATGttacaaaaaaatag